The region CCGCTGCTGATCTTCCAGCACCCGCACGGTCAGCGGTTTGGTGTAATCGGGAATAAAGCGCGGTGGCACGCGGCGTAACATTCTCCGTTCGCCAGCGGCACAGGGCAGGCAGTCGCCCTCCTGCAGCGGGCGCCCCCGGCCGTCGATTCCACCCATCTGCTCGCGCACAACCGTCGCGACCGATCCGAACGTGGGCGAAATCACGAATCCGCCCGCCACCGCGAGGTACGCACGAACACCGCTGCGGGGAAACCCGAATTGCAACCGATCGCCCACCTCGACGCTATGGGTCTGCCAGTTGGCCAATGCCACACCATTACAGCTTGCCTGCAGGTCAGCGCCGGTCAGGGCGATGCGGGTGGACTTCTGTACCTCCAATATCAGCCCACCCAGCGTGATTTCCAGAGCGGGGCTATTGGGTGAATTGTCCAGGAGTTTATTGGCCCAGAGAAACGCTCGTTCATCCGCGGCCCCTCCGGGGGTCAGGCCCAGGTGTTGGTAGCCGAATCGCCCCAGATCCTGCAGCAGCGTCAGCATTCCGGGCTTGATCACGGTCAATCCTGAAATGGGACGATCAGTCATCCAGCCGGCCTCCCTGCGCCAGAAACTCGTCCCGGCTGATGGACAAAAACCGCACCCGATCGCCCGGTGCGACCGGGCACAAGTTGTCCCGGTCAGGGTCGAACATTCTGAGCGCCGTGCGCCCAAGCAGATTCCAGCCGCCCGGGGTGTTCACCGGGTACACCGCCGTCTGCCGGTCTGCCAGCGCCACTGAGCCAACCGGCACGGCCGGCCGGGGGCTGTCCAGACGCGGCGTGGCCAACTCGTCCGCCACCTCCCCCAGATAGGCAAAGCCCGGCGCAAAACCGATGGTATACACCGTGTATTCCCGTGCAGTATGAAGGCGAACAACCTCATCGATCGTAATTTGATGGTGAGCGGCCACCCGCTCCAGATCCGGTCCCACCGAGGGATGGTAGTACACCGGAATCTCAACCAGACATCCGGCGTCGGAAGGAGCCATGAGCCGTTCGCTCAGTACCGATTCAATGGCGGGACAAAGGCTATCAAATGATTCGTATCGCGGATCAAAACAGACCATCAACGTG is a window of Marinimicrobium sp. C6131 DNA encoding:
- the pxpB gene encoding 5-oxoprolinase subunit PxpB, whose protein sequence is MSDFTLEPAGPDCLLLRFGDRIDPALVPRIRAATDRLASRLTGRVRDLVPSYTTLMVCFDPRYESFDSLCPAIESVLSERLMAPSDAGCLVEIPVYYHPSVGPDLERVAAHHQITIDEVVRLHTAREYTVYTIGFAPGFAYLGEVADELATPRLDSPRPAVPVGSVALADRQTAVYPVNTPGGWNLLGRTALRMFDPDRDNLCPVAPGDRVRFLSISRDEFLAQGGRLDD
- a CDS encoding biotin-dependent carboxyltransferase family protein; this translates as MTDRPISGLTVIKPGMLTLLQDLGRFGYQHLGLTPGGAADERAFLWANKLLDNSPNSPALEITLGGLILEVQKSTRIALTGADLQASCNGVALANWQTHSVEVGDRLQFGFPRSGVRAYLAVAGGFVISPTFGSVATVVREQMGGIDGRGRPLQEGDCLPCAAGERRMLRRVPPRFIPDYTKPLTVRVLEDQQRTLFDDAEMNRFYASEYRVSTHSDRMGVRLAGPTLHPTVGGIVSEGIPFGAIQVPPSGQPIILLKDRQTIGGYPKLGTAHPLDAFALAQRQPGQPVRFTPASWEGSQDYVRFLRFMHES